Proteins from one Labrenzia sp. CE80 genomic window:
- a CDS encoding cytochrome c family protein: MDSFTLNKAAGAVLMVLLLTMGVGIVSDIIFEPTIPGKPGYEIVVASADSQAAGAAPDVKEVEPIAIRLASATADDGAKVAKKCAACHSFDEGGANKVGPALWGLVGRAPASHEGFAYSSAMTAYAETHPAWTFEELEAFLIKPKDHIPGTSMGFAGLRKPEDRANMIAYLREQASDPVPLPAAE; this comes from the coding sequence ATGGATTCCTTCACGCTGAATAAGGCCGCAGGCGCGGTCTTGATGGTGCTTCTTCTGACCATGGGTGTCGGAATTGTATCGGACATCATCTTTGAACCGACGATTCCGGGCAAACCTGGGTACGAAATCGTGGTTGCGAGTGCTGACTCGCAGGCCGCAGGCGCGGCGCCAGATGTCAAAGAGGTCGAGCCAATCGCCATCCGCCTTGCTTCGGCAACCGCTGATGACGGCGCAAAGGTCGCCAAGAAGTGTGCTGCCTGCCACTCCTTTGATGAAGGTGGCGCCAACAAGGTTGGTCCTGCGCTCTGGGGCCTTGTCGGCCGCGCACCTGCGTCTCACGAAGGCTTTGCCTATTCGTCTGCGATGACCGCTTATGCCGAAACGCATCCGGCCTGGACCTTCGAGGAGCTCGAAGCCTTCCTGATCAAGCCGAAGGACCACATCCCGGGCACGTCCATGGGTTTTGCAGGTCTACGTAAGCCTGAAGATCGGGCCAATATGATTGCCTATCTGCGCGAGCAGGCCAGCGATCCGGTTCCGCTGCCAGCCGCCGAGTAA
- a CDS encoding adenosine kinase, whose amino-acid sequence MTEIKYDALCIGNAICDVFAHVEEDFLLQENLVKGSMRLIDTEEAVRLYEKMGQTVRISGGSAGNTAAGIASLGGKPAFFGKVAEDELGDSYAHDMKGTGVHFETPRLVDSDPTARSMILITPDGERTMNTYLGACTRFGPTDVDPEIVKASAITYMEGYLWDPEEAKKAFLEAAKIAHANDRKVGITLSDSFCVDRYRSEFLDLLKDGVVDVMFANEHELKALYETADLDTAIGAARDCGALTALTLGEKGAMAITSSEIVKAEAKAVDEVVDLTGAGDLFASGFLFGLARDYDLKSSTELGCLCASNVIGHVGARPEKPLKAIAEQGGFEV is encoded by the coding sequence ATGACCGAAATCAAGTATGATGCCCTGTGCATCGGCAATGCCATCTGTGACGTCTTCGCCCATGTGGAAGAAGACTTCCTGCTTCAGGAAAATCTTGTCAAAGGCTCCATGCGCCTGATCGACACCGAGGAGGCCGTTCGCCTCTACGAAAAGATGGGACAGACGGTGCGCATTTCCGGTGGCAGCGCCGGCAATACGGCCGCAGGCATCGCGTCACTAGGCGGAAAGCCGGCATTTTTCGGCAAGGTGGCTGAGGATGAACTGGGCGACAGCTATGCCCACGACATGAAAGGCACTGGAGTTCACTTCGAAACACCGCGCCTTGTCGACAGTGACCCCACCGCCCGCTCCATGATCCTGATCACTCCGGACGGAGAGCGGACCATGAACACCTATCTGGGCGCCTGCACCCGGTTTGGCCCCACCGACGTCGATCCGGAGATCGTTAAGGCTTCCGCGATCACCTACATGGAAGGCTATCTTTGGGACCCCGAAGAGGCGAAGAAAGCCTTCCTCGAGGCCGCCAAGATCGCCCACGCGAATGACCGCAAGGTCGGCATCACCCTGTCAGACTCCTTCTGCGTTGACCGGTACCGGTCCGAGTTCCTGGATCTCTTAAAGGACGGCGTGGTCGACGTCATGTTCGCGAACGAACATGAACTGAAGGCACTTTATGAAACGGCTGATCTGGACACGGCCATTGGTGCAGCCCGCGACTGCGGCGCCCTGACGGCTCTGACCCTCGGCGAAAAAGGGGCGATGGCAATCACCTCGAGCGAGATCGTCAAGGCTGAAGCCAAAGCTGTCGATGAAGTGGTCGATCTCACAGGCGCCGGTGACCTTTTCGCCTCAGGCTTCCTGTTTGGCCTGGCGCGGGACTACGACCTGAAGTCCTCCACGGAATTGGGCTGCCTGTGCGCCTCGAACGTCATCGGGCATGTCGGCGCACGCCCTGAGAAGCCACTGAAGGCGATCGCAGAGCAGGGTGGTTTTGAAGTCTGA
- a CDS encoding 2,3-bisphosphoglycerate-dependent phosphoglycerate mutase, with translation MERLLVLVRHGQSEWNLKNLFTGWKDPDLTEQGVAEAKNAGVQLHDMKLQFDIAYTSVLQRAQKTLTLILEELGQQGLETIKDQALNERDYGDITGMNKDEARQQFGEEQVHIWRRSFDIPPPGGESLKMTAERVLPYYRTEILPQVLSGKRTIVAAHGNSLRALIMELEGLSPEEILKRELGTGAPVIYRLDEDGKVISVEDLAD, from the coding sequence ATGGAACGCCTCTTGGTGCTTGTCCGCCACGGTCAAAGCGAGTGGAACCTGAAAAACCTGTTCACCGGCTGGAAGGATCCTGACCTCACGGAGCAGGGGGTCGCCGAAGCCAAGAATGCAGGCGTGCAATTGCACGACATGAAGCTGCAGTTCGATATCGCATATACGTCTGTTCTGCAGCGCGCCCAGAAGACGCTGACCCTCATCCTTGAAGAGCTTGGCCAGCAAGGCCTGGAAACGATCAAGGATCAGGCTCTGAACGAGCGTGACTATGGTGACATCACCGGCATGAACAAGGACGAGGCGCGCCAGCAGTTTGGCGAAGAGCAGGTGCACATCTGGCGTCGTTCCTTCGACATTCCGCCTCCGGGCGGCGAAAGCCTCAAGATGACCGCCGAACGCGTTCTGCCTTACTACCGCACGGAAATCCTTCCCCAGGTGTTGTCAGGCAAGCGGACGATCGTCGCTGCCCACGGCAACTCCCTGCGCGCCTTGATCATGGAACTGGAAGGACTGTCGCCGGAAGAGATCCTGAAGCGTGAACTGGGCACTGGTGCGCCGGTCATCTACCGCCTGGATGAGGATGGCAAGGTCATCAGTGTCGAGGACCTCGCTGACTGA
- a CDS encoding prephenate dehydratase — protein MSDRKKIVFQGETGANSHMACSDAYPDFEAIPCATFEDCFSALEHGNAELGMIPVENSVAGRVADIHHLLPKSSLHIIGEYFMPIRFQLMAPKGAPLEGLKSVQSHVMALGQCRNIIRDLGLNAVVGADTAGSARQIAERNDPTASALAPRMAADVYGLDILREDVEDAAHNTTRFLILSRDDRKAANSGQPIITTFIFRVRNVPAALYKALGGFATNGVNMTKLESYQLEGQFFASMFYADIEGHPDDPSVSLALEELRFYCAEFKMLGVYNASPFREKIREPEANRALRPTPEI, from the coding sequence ATGTCTGACCGCAAGAAGATCGTCTTTCAGGGTGAAACCGGCGCCAACTCACATATGGCATGCAGCGACGCCTACCCTGACTTTGAAGCCATCCCTTGCGCGACTTTCGAGGATTGTTTTTCGGCGCTGGAACATGGAAACGCGGAACTGGGCATGATCCCGGTGGAGAACTCGGTCGCCGGACGTGTTGCCGACATTCATCATCTTCTGCCAAAGTCGAGCCTTCACATCATCGGCGAATATTTCATGCCGATCCGCTTTCAGCTGATGGCTCCCAAGGGAGCCCCGCTTGAGGGCCTGAAGAGCGTTCAGAGCCATGTCATGGCCCTGGGACAATGCCGCAACATCATCCGCGACCTCGGGCTCAACGCCGTCGTCGGCGCGGACACCGCAGGGTCTGCGCGTCAGATCGCGGAACGCAATGATCCGACGGCCTCGGCACTCGCGCCGCGCATGGCAGCCGATGTCTATGGTCTCGATATCCTGCGCGAGGATGTTGAGGACGCAGCCCACAACACCACACGGTTCCTGATCTTGTCCCGGGACGATCGCAAGGCGGCCAATTCCGGGCAGCCGATCATCACAACCTTCATCTTCCGCGTCCGCAACGTGCCCGCTGCGCTTTACAAAGCCCTTGGCGGCTTCGCGACCAATGGCGTCAACATGACCAAGCTGGAATCCTACCAGCTTGAAGGCCAGTTCTTTGCCTCGATGTTCTATGCGGACATCGAGGGCCATCCGGACGATCCCTCCGTCAGCCTCGCCCTGGAGGAACTGCGTTTCTACTGCGCCGAGTTCAAGATGCTTGGCGTCTACAACGCCAGCCCGTTCCGCGAGAAGATCAGGGAACCTGAGGCCAACCGTGCCCTGCGCCCGACGCCTGAAATTTAA
- the dapB gene encoding 4-hydroxy-tetrahydrodipicolinate reductase, with product MSEMRLVVVGAAGRMGRALVRAVTETEGARVCAAIERSGSEFLGQDIGELAGVGTLGVAVTDDALSAFAAADGVLDFTAPVASLEFAELAAQARIVHVIGTTGWAEDEDKPLFAAARHARIVKSGNMSLGVNLLAALVKKAAQALDADFDIEVLEMHHKHKVDAPSGTALLLGEAAAEGRHMPLAEHSVRSRDGITGARKSGDIGFATLRGGSVIGEHSVIFAGEGERIELTHRAEDRQLFAKGAVKAALWAFDKKPGFYSMADVLGLND from the coding sequence ATGAGTGAAATGCGCCTTGTTGTCGTCGGCGCTGCTGGCCGGATGGGCCGCGCTCTCGTGCGCGCCGTAACCGAAACCGAAGGTGCTCGGGTTTGTGCCGCGATCGAGCGCAGCGGCTCCGAATTCCTCGGTCAGGACATTGGTGAACTGGCGGGCGTTGGAACGCTCGGAGTTGCCGTCACCGACGATGCGTTGTCCGCATTCGCCGCTGCTGACGGTGTTCTGGATTTCACCGCGCCGGTTGCCTCGCTTGAATTTGCCGAGCTTGCCGCTCAGGCGCGCATCGTCCACGTGATCGGCACGACCGGTTGGGCGGAAGATGAGGATAAACCGCTTTTTGCGGCCGCTCGTCATGCGCGAATCGTAAAGTCGGGCAATATGAGCCTTGGCGTCAATCTCCTGGCCGCGCTGGTGAAAAAAGCCGCCCAGGCCCTTGATGCAGATTTTGATATCGAAGTTCTCGAGATGCATCACAAGCACAAGGTCGATGCACCTTCGGGAACCGCACTGCTGCTTGGTGAGGCGGCAGCCGAGGGGCGTCATATGCCTCTGGCTGAACACTCTGTCCGCTCCCGAGACGGGATCACGGGCGCCCGCAAGAGTGGTGACATTGGTTTTGCCACGCTTCGTGGTGGTTCAGTGATTGGTGAACACTCGGTGATTTTCGCCGGCGAGGGGGAGCGGATAGAGCTGACCCATCGTGCCGAAGATCGCCAGCTGTTTGCGAAGGGCGCGGTAAAGGCAGCACTTTGGGCCTTCGACAAGAAGCCCGGGTTTTATTCGATGGCCGACGTTCTCGGCCTGAACGACTGA
- a CDS encoding extracellular solute-binding protein yields the protein MTGHTRRSGALKSLLTGVLLGLSVAGAVAPALASEPEWHEATALTGEPKYGADESHFDYVNPDAPKGGLVRLSTSGGFDTFNPILPKGNPAPGVGLVYETLMESSLDELNISAQYGLIAEALRYPDDFSWVEYRLNPKARWHDGEPITAADVIWSFEKATEFSPRQKFYYKNVISAEEHAGGVIRFEFDTKNNRELPHIMGQLLILPKHWWEGTNASGKPRDIASGLQEAPLGSGPYKVKDFSFNRRVTYERVKDYWAEDLPVKVGTNNFDEIRYDSYRDSAVLLEAFKGDQYDWRRENIAKNWATAYDFPAVKEGKVVLETFPDHGSGIMQAFIPNLRREKFQDERVREALNYAFDFESINRTSFFDQYKRISSFFAGTELAQTGLPEGRELEILESVRDLVPASVFTEEYKNPVGGGPQQQRQNLREALTLMKAAGYKLEGRKLVNADTGEPFTIEFIAQDPSAERYVLPFANNLKLIGIDLTIRVLDTPQYINRIRSRDFDMATLLWAQSLSPGNEQRDYWGSESADKQQSYNYAGIKDQGVDALIEKVIFAEDREELVAATRALDRVLMHHHYVIPQWYLDIDRTARWNRFGHPENIPEYTNGFPTIWWYDEAKAAKTGVAK from the coding sequence ATGACAGGCCACACACGGCGATCTGGGGCGTTGAAGAGCCTTCTGACAGGTGTTCTGCTTGGGCTGTCGGTGGCAGGCGCTGTAGCACCGGCTCTTGCATCGGAACCTGAGTGGCATGAGGCAACGGCCCTGACCGGCGAACCGAAGTATGGCGCTGACGAATCCCATTTCGACTATGTGAACCCGGACGCACCCAAGGGCGGCCTTGTGCGCCTGTCCACGTCCGGTGGCTTTGATACCTTCAATCCAATTCTGCCCAAGGGGAACCCGGCGCCCGGCGTGGGCCTTGTCTATGAGACCTTGATGGAAAGCTCTCTGGATGAGCTCAATATCAGCGCGCAATACGGGCTCATCGCAGAAGCCCTCCGCTATCCGGATGACTTCTCTTGGGTCGAATACCGCCTGAACCCGAAAGCCCGCTGGCACGATGGCGAACCGATCACGGCAGCCGATGTCATCTGGTCGTTCGAGAAGGCCACGGAATTCAGCCCGCGGCAAAAGTTCTACTACAAGAATGTCATAAGCGCCGAGGAGCATGCCGGCGGCGTCATTCGCTTCGAATTCGATACGAAAAACAATCGCGAACTGCCCCACATCATGGGTCAGCTGCTGATCTTGCCGAAGCATTGGTGGGAAGGCACCAACGCCAGCGGCAAGCCGCGCGACATCGCCAGCGGCCTGCAAGAAGCCCCGCTGGGGTCAGGTCCCTACAAGGTCAAGGATTTCTCCTTCAATCGCCGTGTCACCTATGAGCGTGTCAAGGACTATTGGGCCGAGGATCTGCCGGTAAAGGTCGGCACCAACAACTTCGACGAAATCCGCTATGATTCCTATCGCGACAGTGCGGTTCTTCTGGAGGCTTTCAAGGGCGACCAGTATGATTGGCGCCGGGAAAACATCGCCAAGAACTGGGCGACGGCCTATGACTTTCCCGCAGTGAAAGAAGGCAAGGTCGTTCTGGAAACATTCCCCGACCATGGCTCGGGCATCATGCAGGCGTTCATTCCTAACTTGCGCCGGGAGAAATTTCAGGACGAGCGGGTGCGCGAGGCACTGAACTACGCCTTTGATTTCGAGAGCATCAACCGCACGTCTTTCTTCGATCAGTACAAGCGTATCTCGTCTTTCTTCGCGGGAACCGAGTTGGCGCAGACGGGTCTTCCGGAAGGACGGGAACTTGAAATTCTGGAAAGCGTCCGCGACCTGGTTCCGGCCTCGGTCTTCACCGAGGAATACAAGAACCCGGTTGGCGGCGGACCGCAGCAGCAGCGTCAGAACCTGCGCGAGGCCCTGACCTTGATGAAGGCCGCGGGTTACAAGCTCGAAGGGCGCAAGCTCGTCAACGCCGACACCGGCGAACCCTTCACGATCGAGTTTATTGCTCAGGATCCAAGTGCGGAGCGCTATGTTCTGCCCTTTGCCAATAATCTCAAGCTGATCGGAATCGACCTGACCATCCGCGTCCTCGATACTCCGCAATACATAAATCGCATTCGCAGCCGCGATTTCGACATGGCGACCCTGCTCTGGGCCCAATCGCTGTCACCGGGCAATGAACAGCGTGACTACTGGGGCTCTGAAAGCGCGGACAAGCAGCAGTCCTACAATTATGCCGGCATCAAGGATCAGGGCGTCGACGCGCTGATTGAAAAGGTGATCTTTGCAGAGGATCGCGAGGAGCTCGTCGCCGCGACGCGTGCGCTCGACCGGGTGCTGATGCACCACCACTATGTTATCCCGCAATGGTATCTCGACATCGACCGCACCGCCCGCTGGAATCGCTTTGGCCATCCGGAGAACATTCCGGAATACACCAACGGCTTCCCAACGATCTGGTGGTACGACGAGGCGAAGGCTGCCAAGACAGGCGTCGCGAAATGA
- a CDS encoding 3-deoxy-manno-octulosonate cytidylyltransferase codes for MTSALVVIPARLNATRLPRKPLADICGKPMIVRVLEQAQNAEIGPVVVACDDESIAKAVRDHGGKAVMTRADHESGSDRIQEAADAIDPARNHDVVLNLQGDVPLIAPEAIRAAFAPLADPSVDIGTIMTEIREEQFRDDPSFVKAVVTPLGSTAYRALYFTRATAPTGDGPLFQHIGVYAYRRAALDKFVALPASPLEAREKLEQLRALENGMRIDVSLIDTAPMDVNTPDDLERARAAVSAQ; via the coding sequence GTGACCAGCGCCCTTGTCGTCATTCCCGCCCGCCTCAACGCCACCCGTCTTCCGCGCAAGCCCTTGGCCGATATCTGCGGAAAACCAATGATTGTCCGGGTGCTGGAACAGGCTCAAAACGCTGAAATCGGGCCGGTCGTTGTTGCCTGTGACGATGAGAGCATTGCTAAGGCTGTGCGCGATCATGGTGGCAAGGCTGTCATGACCCGGGCGGATCATGAATCAGGCTCTGACCGGATTCAGGAAGCAGCCGATGCAATCGACCCTGCCAGAAACCACGATGTGGTCCTCAATCTGCAAGGCGATGTGCCGCTGATTGCCCCCGAAGCGATTCGAGCCGCCTTTGCTCCCCTGGCTGACCCCAGCGTTGATATCGGCACGATCATGACGGAAATTCGCGAGGAGCAATTCCGAGATGACCCGAGTTTCGTCAAAGCCGTCGTCACACCACTAGGTTCGACAGCCTATCGGGCGCTTTATTTCACCAGAGCCACGGCCCCGACAGGCGACGGCCCGCTCTTTCAGCACATCGGCGTTTATGCCTATCGCAGGGCCGCCCTCGACAAGTTCGTCGCGCTTCCCGCCTCTCCTTTGGAGGCCCGCGAGAAGCTGGAACAGCTGCGCGCCCTTGAAAACGGCATGCGCATCGATGTCTCGCTAATCGACACAGCGCCCATGGATGTGAACACCCCTGACGACCTGGAACGAGCCCGAGCCGCTGTTTCCGCGCAATAA